One region of Trinickia violacea genomic DNA includes:
- a CDS encoding GlxA family transcriptional regulator, whose translation MVRPASPAHATQVAIVALPPVSMSGVGPIVDALTLANEIDGRLLYRWQVCSWDGRPVPLSGGALWPADTAFNDGIACDWLILVSERFQQFADYRLFLASLARVGQRTPLVTGIHHGVWWLAMAGQLSGYRVSVNWETYQQFTEQFERSIVTQQIFEIDRDRATCAGGQATVDFMLAMIKRDHGPELAERIADALGVGVLRAGEERQRIPFVTAPGERHPRLNDALQLMEANTEDPLTTDEIATLVGVSRRQLERLFRQYLASMPSKYYLGLRLLKARTQLQRTSKSVVQVSLACGFSSAAHFSNAYRERFGVTPREDRRNWIEKQHGGAAEGAAKGHAGEPRAGAMIERPEEP comes from the coding sequence ATGGTTCGGCCCGCAAGCCCCGCACACGCGACGCAGGTGGCGATCGTCGCGCTGCCGCCTGTGTCGATGTCGGGCGTCGGGCCGATCGTCGATGCGCTCACGCTCGCCAACGAGATCGACGGGCGCCTCTTGTACCGCTGGCAAGTCTGTTCGTGGGACGGGCGGCCCGTGCCGCTCTCGGGCGGCGCGCTTTGGCCCGCCGATACCGCGTTCAACGACGGCATCGCCTGCGACTGGCTGATCCTCGTCTCCGAGCGCTTCCAGCAATTTGCCGACTACCGCCTCTTTCTCGCCAGCCTTGCGCGCGTGGGACAGCGCACGCCGCTCGTCACCGGCATCCATCACGGCGTCTGGTGGCTCGCGATGGCGGGGCAGCTTTCCGGCTATCGCGTGAGCGTCAACTGGGAAACCTATCAGCAGTTCACCGAGCAGTTCGAGCGCTCGATCGTCACGCAGCAGATCTTCGAAATCGACCGCGATCGCGCGACCTGCGCGGGCGGTCAGGCGACCGTCGACTTCATGCTCGCGATGATCAAGCGGGACCACGGCCCGGAGCTCGCGGAGCGGATTGCCGATGCACTCGGCGTCGGCGTGTTGCGAGCCGGCGAAGAGCGCCAGCGTATTCCGTTCGTCACCGCGCCCGGCGAGCGGCATCCGCGCTTGAACGATGCACTGCAGCTGATGGAAGCGAACACCGAAGACCCGCTCACGACCGATGAAATCGCGACCCTCGTCGGCGTGTCGCGCCGTCAGCTCGAACGCCTCTTTCGCCAATATCTCGCGTCGATGCCGTCGAAGTACTACCTCGGCCTGCGTCTTCTGAAAGCGCGCACGCAGCTGCAGCGCACGAGCAAATCGGTCGTGCAGGTGAGCCTGGCGTGCGGGTTTTCGTCGGCGGCGCATTTCTCGAATGCGTACCGCGAGCGCTTCGGCGTGACGCCGCGCGAGGATCGCCGCAACTGGATCGAAAAGCAGCACGGCGGCGCGGCGGAAGGCGCTGCGAAAGGCCATGCGGGCGAGCCGCGCGCGGGCGCGATGATCGAGCGGCCGGAAGAACCATGA
- a CDS encoding aspartate aminotransferase family protein: protein MNDLTVNRQTFDEVMVPVFSPAAFVPDRGEGSRVWDTQGRDYIDFTGGIAVTALGHSHPELLRVLREQGEKVWHVSNAYTNEPVLRLAKRLEALTFADRAFFANSGAEANEAALKLARRVAVERHGEDKYEIVSFTQSFHGRTFFTVSVGGQPKYAEGFGPQPAGIIHLPYNDIEAAKQAIGPKTCAVIVEPIQGEGGVIPADPAFLRALREACDTHGALLIFDEVQTGVGRTGHFYAYMDTGVTPDILTTAKSLGNGFPIGAMLTTKEVAAHFKVGVHGTTYGGNPLGAAIADKVVELVSAPALLEGVRERSAAIKAKLAELNERFGIFTEVRGKGLLIGAELTSAYEGRAKDFVNAAAKHGAMLLIAGPNVLRFAPSLIIPQADIDEGFARLAKAIEEVVGATNEAHAK, encoded by the coding sequence ATGAACGACCTGACTGTGAACCGCCAGACCTTCGACGAAGTGATGGTGCCGGTGTTCTCGCCTGCCGCCTTCGTGCCGGACCGCGGCGAGGGCTCGCGCGTCTGGGACACGCAGGGCCGCGACTATATCGACTTCACCGGCGGCATCGCGGTGACGGCGCTCGGCCACTCGCATCCGGAATTGCTGCGCGTGCTGCGCGAGCAGGGCGAGAAGGTGTGGCACGTCAGCAATGCGTACACGAACGAGCCGGTGCTGCGTCTTGCGAAACGCCTCGAAGCCCTGACGTTCGCGGATCGCGCGTTCTTCGCGAACTCGGGCGCCGAAGCGAACGAAGCGGCGTTGAAGCTCGCGCGTCGCGTGGCAGTCGAGCGTCACGGCGAGGACAAGTACGAGATCGTGTCGTTCACGCAGTCGTTCCATGGGCGTACGTTCTTCACGGTCAGCGTGGGCGGCCAGCCGAAATATGCGGAAGGCTTCGGCCCGCAGCCGGCCGGCATCATCCACCTGCCGTACAACGACATCGAAGCCGCGAAGCAGGCGATCGGCCCGAAGACCTGCGCGGTCATCGTCGAGCCGATCCAGGGCGAAGGCGGCGTGATTCCCGCCGATCCGGCGTTCCTGCGCGCGCTGCGCGAAGCGTGCGACACGCACGGCGCGCTGCTGATTTTCGACGAAGTGCAAACGGGCGTCGGCCGCACGGGTCATTTCTACGCGTACATGGACACGGGCGTGACGCCGGACATCCTCACCACGGCCAAGTCGCTCGGCAACGGCTTCCCGATCGGCGCGATGCTGACGACGAAGGAAGTCGCCGCGCACTTCAAGGTCGGCGTGCACGGCACGACGTATGGCGGCAATCCGCTGGGCGCGGCCATCGCGGACAAGGTCGTCGAGCTCGTCAGCGCCCCGGCGCTGCTGGAAGGCGTTCGGGAGCGCAGCGCCGCGATCAAGGCGAAGCTCGCCGAGTTGAACGAGCGCTTCGGCATCTTCACGGAAGTGCGCGGCAAGGGTCTCTTGATCGGCGCCGAGCTGACGAGCGCCTACGAAGGCCGTGCGAAGGACTTCGTGAACGCGGCGGCCAAGCATGGCGCGATGCTGCTGATCGCCGGCCCGAACGTGCTGCGTTTCGCGCCGTCGCTGATCATCCCGCAGGCCGATATCGACGAAGGCTTCGCGCGTCTCGCGAAGGCGATCGAAGAAGTGGTCGGCGCGACGAACGAAGCGCACGCCAAGTAA
- the aruF gene encoding arginine/ornithine succinyltransferase subunit alpha has protein sequence MLYVRPGRLSDLDALEHMARTAQPVLHSLPRDRKALEARVALSEDSFRADVDFPGEEFYLFVLEDGASGKLLGTASIVAAAGYSEPFYAFRNDALIHASRELHVNRKIHALTMSHELTGKSRLAGFYIDPTLRGDAAAHLMSRARMMYIAANRKRFTPEVFSLLLGVTDENGVSPFWEAVGRKFFGRDFTDVDLASGGRSRTFIAEVMPSYPLYVPLLPEAAQRVLGEPDEHALLAYDIQLEEGFEPDRYVDIFDAGPVLTAQVDRSACVMRNETRTVHESAVPGAASATTYLVSSNRAGDFRCVLAELPQERAAGAPLASAVRAALGVQDGDAVRCVPLHQRESEADTDNQQGVGQ, from the coding sequence ATGCTCTACGTACGCCCGGGAAGACTGTCCGATCTCGATGCGCTCGAACACATGGCGCGCACCGCGCAGCCCGTGCTGCATTCGCTGCCGCGCGACAGGAAGGCGCTGGAGGCGCGCGTCGCGCTGTCGGAGGATTCGTTTCGCGCGGATGTCGATTTTCCGGGCGAGGAGTTCTATCTGTTCGTGCTCGAAGACGGCGCGAGCGGCAAGCTGCTCGGCACGGCGAGCATCGTCGCCGCGGCCGGCTACTCCGAACCGTTCTACGCGTTCCGCAACGACGCGCTGATTCATGCGTCGCGCGAGCTGCACGTGAACCGCAAGATTCACGCGTTGACGATGTCGCATGAACTGACCGGCAAGAGCCGCCTCGCCGGTTTCTATATCGACCCCACGCTGCGCGGCGATGCGGCCGCGCACCTGATGTCGCGCGCGCGGATGATGTACATCGCCGCGAACCGCAAGCGCTTCACGCCCGAGGTGTTTTCGCTGCTGCTCGGCGTGACCGACGAGAACGGCGTGTCGCCGTTCTGGGAAGCGGTGGGCCGCAAGTTCTTCGGCCGCGACTTCACGGATGTCGATCTCGCGTCGGGCGGGCGCAGCCGCACGTTCATCGCCGAGGTGATGCCGAGCTATCCGCTCTATGTGCCGCTGTTGCCGGAAGCGGCGCAGCGCGTGCTCGGCGAGCCTGACGAGCATGCGCTCCTCGCCTACGACATTCAGCTCGAAGAAGGCTTCGAGCCGGATCGCTACGTCGATATCTTCGACGCGGGTCCGGTGCTGACGGCGCAGGTCGATCGCAGTGCGTGCGTCATGCGCAACGAAACGCGCACCGTGCACGAGAGCGCGGTGCCAGGCGCAGCATCGGCTACGACCTACCTCGTGTCGAGCAACCGCGCGGGTGACTTCCGCTGCGTGCTGGCGGAGCTGCCGCAAGAACGCGCGGCGGGCGCGCCGCTCGCGAGCGCCGTGCGTGCCGCGCTCGGCGTGCAGGACGGCGACGCGGTGCGCTGTGTGCCGTTGCATCAGCGTGAGTCCGAAGCCGACACGGATAACCAGCAAGGAGTTGGACAATGA
- the astA gene encoding arginine N-succinyltransferase, translated as MIVVRVVKPSDVDALVSLAQETGPGLTTFKPDRDALAARIARSQKTMDGHAAPHEAGYFFVMEDTSTGDVAGVCGIETQVGLEQPFYNYRVSTVVHASQDLGVWTRMSALNISHDLTGYAEVCSLFLSPRYRTGGVGGLLSRSRFMFIAQFRDRFPERICAELRGHFDDDGTSPFWRSVGSHFYQIDFNAADYLSAHGRKSFLAELMPRYPVYVDLLPQEAQDCVGITHRDTAPARKMLEAEGLRYQNHVDIFDAGPVLECHIADLRTVRESVVVPVEIGAVAAPADAPRSLVSNTSLGDFRVGVAAGLADEGVFHLTAEEAAALNVKAGDPVRVLPLKSKQG; from the coding sequence ATGATCGTCGTTCGCGTCGTCAAGCCGAGCGATGTGGACGCGCTCGTCTCGCTCGCCCAGGAGACCGGCCCGGGCCTCACAACCTTCAAGCCCGACCGCGACGCGCTCGCCGCGCGCATCGCCCGCTCGCAAAAGACGATGGATGGGCACGCCGCGCCGCACGAGGCGGGCTACTTCTTCGTGATGGAAGACACCTCGACGGGCGACGTCGCCGGCGTGTGCGGCATCGAGACGCAAGTCGGCCTCGAGCAGCCGTTCTACAACTATCGCGTGAGCACGGTCGTGCATGCGAGCCAGGATCTCGGCGTGTGGACCCGGATGTCGGCGCTCAACATTTCGCACGACCTCACGGGCTACGCAGAGGTGTGCTCGCTGTTCTTGAGCCCGCGCTACCGGACGGGCGGCGTCGGCGGCTTGCTGTCGCGCTCGCGCTTCATGTTCATCGCGCAGTTCCGCGACCGCTTTCCGGAACGGATCTGCGCCGAGTTGCGCGGACACTTCGACGATGACGGCACGTCGCCGTTCTGGCGCTCGGTCGGCTCGCACTTCTATCAGATCGATTTCAACGCGGCCGATTATCTGAGCGCACATGGCCGCAAGTCGTTTCTCGCGGAGCTGATGCCGCGCTATCCGGTGTACGTCGACTTGCTGCCGCAGGAGGCGCAGGACTGCGTCGGCATCACGCATCGCGATACGGCGCCCGCGCGCAAGATGCTCGAAGCCGAAGGGCTGCGCTATCAGAACCACGTCGACATCTTCGACGCGGGCCCCGTCCTCGAATGCCATATCGCGGACCTGCGCACGGTGCGCGAGAGCGTCGTGGTGCCGGTCGAGATCGGTGCTGTTGCGGCGCCGGCCGATGCGCCGCGTTCGCTCGTGTCGAATACGTCGCTTGGCGATTTTCGTGTGGGCGTGGCGGCGGGACTTGCCGATGAAGGCGTGTTCCATTTGACCGCTGAAGAAGCGGCTGCGCTGAACGTCAAGGCAGGCGACCCCGTTCGCGTGTTGCCGCTCAAATCAAAGCAAGGATGA
- the astD gene encoding succinylglutamate-semialdehyde dehydrogenase produces the protein MTQELFIDGEWAAASGPAFASRNPGTGATVWEGKGASADDVDRAVKSARRAFAKWSAVSFEERCAIVRRFATLLTERKEAIAHAIGRETGKPLWEARTEVATMAAKVEISITSYQERTGEKRAPMADGVAVLRHRPHGVVAVFGPYNFPGHLPNGHIVPALIAGNAVVFKPSELAPDVARATVEVWRDSGLPAGVLNLVQGEKDTGIALANHKQIDGLFFTGSSDTGTLLHKQFGGRPEIVLALEMGGNNPLVVAEVDDIDAAVHHTIQSAFLSAGQRCTCARRIFVPSNAFGDRYLARFVEVSSRIAYGLYDADPQPFMGAVVSARAASKLVQAQSRLIESGARALLTMEQRDPQLGFVSPAILDVTAVGDLPDEEHFGPLAQIVRYSTFDEAIERANDTVYGLSAGLLADDEATWTHFQRTIRAGIVNWNRPTNGASSAAPFGGTGRSGNHRPSAYYAADYCAYPMASVESAQLQMPASVSPGLHF, from the coding sequence ATGACTCAAGAACTCTTTATCGACGGCGAATGGGCCGCCGCGAGCGGCCCCGCCTTTGCGTCGCGCAACCCGGGCACGGGCGCGACCGTGTGGGAAGGCAAGGGCGCCTCGGCCGACGACGTCGATCGTGCTGTAAAAAGCGCGCGCCGCGCGTTCGCGAAATGGTCCGCGGTGAGCTTCGAAGAGCGCTGCGCCATCGTGCGCCGTTTCGCAACGCTGCTGACCGAACGCAAGGAAGCGATCGCGCACGCGATTGGCCGCGAGACGGGCAAGCCGCTGTGGGAAGCACGCACCGAAGTCGCCACGATGGCGGCGAAGGTTGAGATCTCGATTACGTCGTACCAAGAGCGTACCGGCGAGAAGCGCGCGCCGATGGCCGATGGCGTGGCCGTGCTGCGCCACCGTCCGCATGGCGTCGTCGCCGTGTTCGGGCCGTATAACTTTCCGGGCCATTTGCCGAACGGGCATATCGTGCCCGCGCTGATCGCGGGCAACGCGGTTGTGTTCAAGCCGTCCGAGCTGGCGCCGGACGTTGCGCGCGCAACGGTCGAGGTATGGCGCGACTCAGGCCTGCCCGCTGGTGTGCTCAATCTCGTGCAGGGCGAGAAGGACACGGGCATCGCGCTCGCGAATCATAAGCAGATCGACGGCCTCTTCTTCACGGGCAGCTCGGATACCGGCACGCTGCTGCACAAGCAGTTCGGCGGACGCCCCGAGATCGTGCTCGCGCTCGAGATGGGCGGCAACAATCCGCTCGTCGTCGCCGAGGTCGACGATATCGATGCCGCCGTGCATCACACGATTCAGTCGGCGTTCCTGTCGGCGGGGCAGCGCTGCACGTGCGCCCGGCGCATCTTCGTGCCGAGCAACGCGTTCGGCGACCGCTACCTCGCGCGTTTCGTCGAAGTGAGCTCGCGGATCGCGTATGGCCTCTACGACGCCGATCCCCAGCCGTTCATGGGCGCAGTGGTGTCGGCGCGCGCGGCGTCGAAGCTGGTTCAGGCGCAAAGCCGTCTGATCGAGAGCGGCGCCCGCGCGCTCTTGACGATGGAACAGCGCGACCCGCAGCTCGGTTTCGTGAGCCCGGCGATCCTCGATGTCACGGCGGTCGGCGATCTGCCCGACGAAGAGCACTTCGGGCCGTTGGCGCAAATCGTCCGCTACTCGACCTTCGATGAAGCGATCGAGCGCGCGAACGACACCGTCTACGGCCTCTCGGCGGGCCTGCTCGCCGACGACGAAGCCACCTGGACGCATTTCCAGCGCACGATCCGCGCCGGCATCGTCAACTGGAACCGGCCGACCAACGGCGCGTCGTCCGCCGCGCCGTTCGGCGGTACTGGACGCTCGGGCAACCATCGCCCGAGTGCTTACTACGCAGCCGATTACTGCGCGTACCCGATGGCTTCGGTCGAAAGCGCGCAACTGCAAATGCCCGCGAGCGTCTCGCCGGGCCTTCACTTCTAA
- the astB gene encoding N-succinylarginine dihydrolase, translating into MEAREANFDGLVGPTHNYAGLSFGNVASQNNEKSVANPKAAAKQGLRKMKQLADLGFLQGVLPPQERPSLRLLRELGFSGNETRVIERAAKEAPELLAAASSASAMWTANAATVSPSADTHDGRVHFTPANLTSKLHRAIEHEATRRTLRAIFADEARFAVHDALPGTPALGDEGAANHTRFCAEYGKRGVEFFVYGRSEYRRGPEPKRYPARQTFEASRAVAQRHGLDDAATVYAQQSPDVIDAGVFHNDVIAVGNRETLFCHERAFVDQSAVYDQLRTQLSKQGAAFNVIEVPDAQVSVADAVTSYLFNSQLLTRPDGKQALVVPQECRENPRVAEYLDRLMSGSGPIDDLLVFDLRESMKNGGGPACLRLRVVLNEQERTAVKPGVWIDDTLFGRLDAWIEKHYRDRLAPADLADPSLLVESRTALDELTQILGVGSLYDFQR; encoded by the coding sequence ATGGAAGCTCGGGAAGCCAATTTCGACGGACTCGTAGGTCCGACGCACAACTACGCAGGGCTCTCGTTCGGCAACGTGGCCTCGCAGAACAACGAGAAGTCGGTTGCCAATCCGAAGGCGGCGGCGAAGCAGGGCTTGCGCAAGATGAAGCAGCTCGCGGACCTCGGTTTCCTGCAAGGCGTGCTGCCGCCGCAGGAGCGTCCGTCGCTGCGCCTGTTGCGCGAGCTCGGGTTCTCGGGCAACGAGACGCGCGTGATCGAGCGCGCCGCGAAGGAAGCGCCGGAGTTGCTCGCGGCCGCGAGCTCGGCCTCGGCGATGTGGACAGCTAACGCGGCGACGGTGAGCCCGTCGGCCGATACGCACGACGGCCGCGTCCACTTCACGCCTGCGAACCTGACGAGCAAGCTGCATCGCGCGATCGAGCACGAAGCGACGCGCCGCACGCTGCGCGCGATCTTCGCCGACGAAGCGCGCTTCGCGGTGCACGATGCGCTGCCGGGCACGCCCGCGCTCGGCGACGAGGGCGCCGCCAATCACACGCGCTTTTGCGCGGAGTACGGCAAGCGGGGCGTCGAGTTCTTTGTCTACGGCCGCAGTGAATATCGCCGCGGACCGGAACCGAAGCGCTATCCGGCGCGCCAGACGTTCGAAGCGAGCCGCGCCGTGGCACAACGCCATGGCCTCGACGACGCAGCGACCGTCTACGCGCAGCAGAGCCCCGACGTGATCGATGCGGGCGTCTTCCACAATGACGTGATCGCGGTCGGCAATCGCGAGACGCTCTTTTGCCATGAGCGCGCCTTTGTCGATCAGAGCGCCGTCTACGATCAGTTGCGCACGCAACTGTCGAAGCAAGGCGCGGCGTTCAACGTGATCGAGGTGCCGGACGCGCAAGTGAGCGTGGCCGACGCTGTCACGTCGTACCTGTTCAACAGCCAGCTGCTCACGCGCCCGGACGGCAAGCAAGCGCTTGTCGTGCCGCAGGAGTGCCGTGAGAACCCGCGCGTGGCCGAGTATCTGGACCGGCTCATGAGCGGCTCGGGCCCGATCGACGATCTGCTCGTCTTCGATCTGCGCGAAAGCATGAAGAACGGCGGCGGCCCAGCGTGCCTGCGCTTGCGCGTGGTGCTGAACGAGCAGGAGCGCACGGCGGTGAAGCCTGGCGTGTGGATCGACGACACGCTGTTCGGCCGGCTCGATGCCTGGATCGAAAAGCACTATCGCGACCGCCTGGCGCCGGCCGATTTGGCCGATCCGAGCCTGCTCGTCGAATCGCGCACTGCGCTCGACGAACTGACGCAAATCCTCGGCGTGGGCTCGCTCTATGACTTCCAGCGCTGA
- the astE gene encoding succinylglutamate desuccinylase translates to MTSSAERGMPDFTGDFLAFTLAGGRPAAGQEALICANGVRATWLDDGILRLEPSTIDGTTRSVLVSAGIHGDETAPIELLSFIVRDIASGALPLACRLLIVLGNIDAMRTSCRYVDDDLNRLFTGKHAQLPQSHEAPRAAALEKAASDFFAHAASDAGARWHIDMHTAIRASVFEQFALLPHTGAPLSRAMFEWLRDARIAAVLLHTAKGNTYSHFTAETCGAQACTLELGKVRPFGQNDLTRFAGADRAVRQMVSGGEGVEDASMPRVFTVIDQITKQSDQLELHVAADVPNFTAFAKGTLLARDGEYRYTVRHDEERIVFPNPSVKPGLRAGLMVVETTQQTLAALAG, encoded by the coding sequence ATGACTTCCAGCGCTGAGCGCGGCATGCCGGATTTCACCGGCGATTTTCTGGCGTTCACGCTCGCCGGCGGGCGACCGGCAGCGGGGCAGGAAGCGCTGATCTGCGCGAACGGCGTGCGCGCGACGTGGCTCGACGACGGCATCTTGCGACTGGAGCCGTCGACGATCGACGGCACGACGCGCAGCGTTCTGGTTTCGGCGGGCATTCACGGCGACGAAACGGCGCCGATCGAGCTGCTGTCGTTCATCGTGCGCGATATCGCGAGCGGGGCGCTGCCGCTTGCGTGCCGCTTGCTGATCGTGCTCGGCAACATCGACGCGATGCGTACGTCGTGCCGCTATGTCGACGACGATCTGAACCGCCTGTTCACCGGCAAGCATGCGCAACTGCCGCAAAGCCACGAGGCGCCGCGCGCGGCGGCGCTGGAGAAAGCGGCGAGCGATTTTTTTGCGCATGCCGCGAGCGACGCCGGCGCACGCTGGCACATCGATATGCATACGGCGATCCGAGCTTCGGTGTTCGAGCAGTTTGCACTGCTGCCGCATACGGGCGCGCCGCTGTCGCGCGCGATGTTCGAGTGGCTGCGCGATGCGCGGATCGCCGCTGTGCTGCTGCATACGGCCAAGGGCAATACCTACTCGCACTTCACCGCGGAAACGTGCGGCGCGCAGGCTTGCACGCTGGAACTGGGCAAGGTGCGGCCGTTCGGCCAAAACGACTTGACGCGATTTGCCGGTGCGGATCGCGCGGTGCGGCAGATGGTGTCGGGCGGAGAAGGCGTAGAGGACGCGTCGATGCCGCGCGTGTTTACGGTGATCGACCAAATCACCAAGCAGAGCGATCAGCTCGAACTGCACGTGGCTGCCGACGTGCCGAACTTCACGGCGTTCGCCAAGGGCACGTTGCTCGCGCGGGATGGCGAATACCGTTATACGGTGCGGCACGATGAGGAGCGGATCGTGTTCCCGAATCCTTCGGTCAAGCCCGGCTTGCGGGCGGGATTGATGGTCGTGGAAACGACGCAGCAGACGCTTGCCGCGCTTGCGGGATGA
- a CDS encoding ABC transporter substrate-binding protein, with the protein MKLNLRKTTAFAALAAAALMTGTAMAADIKEVRFGLEASYAPFESKSASGELQGFDIDVGNAVCAKLKAKCVWVENSFDGLIPALQARKFSAINSDMTITEQRKLAIDFTDPIYSIPNQLIAKKGSGLLPTVASLKGKRVGVLQGTIQETYAKARWATAGVDVESYQTQDQVYADLASGRLDASFQDSEAASKGFLTRPQGAGFAFAGPAVVDDKLLGSGVGYGVRKNDQALKGALNQALKELKADGTIDKIAAKYFDVKVVLK; encoded by the coding sequence ATGAAATTGAATTTGCGCAAAACCACCGCTTTCGCCGCACTCGCCGCGGCCGCTCTGATGACCGGCACCGCCATGGCCGCCGACATCAAAGAGGTCCGCTTCGGCCTCGAAGCCTCTTACGCCCCGTTCGAATCGAAATCGGCATCGGGTGAACTGCAAGGCTTCGACATCGATGTCGGCAACGCGGTCTGCGCAAAACTGAAGGCCAAATGCGTGTGGGTCGAAAACTCGTTCGACGGTCTGATCCCTGCGCTGCAAGCGCGCAAGTTCAGCGCGATCAACTCGGACATGACGATCACCGAGCAGCGCAAGCTTGCGATCGATTTCACCGACCCGATCTACTCGATCCCGAACCAGCTGATTGCGAAGAAGGGCAGCGGTCTCCTGCCGACCGTTGCTTCGCTCAAGGGCAAGCGCGTCGGCGTGCTGCAAGGCACGATTCAGGAAACCTATGCGAAGGCGCGCTGGGCGACGGCGGGCGTCGACGTCGAGTCGTATCAGACGCAGGACCAGGTCTACGCCGACCTCGCATCGGGCCGCCTCGACGCGTCGTTCCAGGATTCGGAAGCGGCATCCAAGGGCTTCCTCACGCGGCCGCAGGGCGCGGGCTTCGCGTTCGCGGGCCCGGCCGTCGTCGACGACAAGCTGCTCGGCTCGGGCGTCGGCTACGGCGTGCGCAAGAACGATCAGGCGCTCAAGGGCGCACTCAATCAAGCCCTCAAGGAGCTGAAAGCCGACGGCACGATCGACAAAATCGCCGCCAAGTATTTCGACGTCAAAGTCGTGCTGAAGTAA
- a CDS encoding EAL and HDOD domain-containing protein: protein METRDGPTLHSDAGPGGAAASSGAPEGFAHLGRQPVLDRDGMLCGFELLFRGNVENHADIEDEDSATAQVIIRTIGEFGVRAALGGHKGYLNASRAMLLADAITLIPRDRFVFELPPDIEVDAALLGRLVQLHAKRYRFVLDEVVQPDATFAKLLPYVESVKIDVSRCSPELLPRLAKVLKSAGKILIAMKVETQDAFEEAKALGFDLFQGYFFARPQMLTARRASAPRQALLNLLQLLSSDPSVAQLEAELKLTPVLVMHLMRLANSGEESFGRKVTTLRDAIIATGTNRITRWTQMLLYADGRKVPIEDDPLLQLAATRARFMELAVARLPNANRQVIDAAFLTGVFSLVDAVFGDTLERTLEDLTLSRHIRAAILNREGTLGTLLSAVEALEHGDWTTLDRACEKLAPLTPSELAELALNAAAWATSADHSADSQGLERLED, encoded by the coding sequence ATGGAGACCAGGGACGGGCCCACGCTACATTCCGACGCCGGTCCTGGCGGCGCCGCGGCTTCTTCCGGAGCTCCCGAAGGTTTCGCCCATCTGGGCCGGCAGCCGGTGCTCGATCGCGACGGCATGCTGTGCGGTTTCGAGCTGTTGTTTCGCGGTAACGTCGAGAACCACGCCGACATCGAGGACGAGGACAGCGCCACCGCTCAGGTCATCATCCGCACGATCGGCGAATTCGGCGTGCGCGCCGCACTCGGCGGCCACAAGGGCTATTTGAACGCGAGCCGCGCGATGCTGCTCGCCGATGCCATTACCCTGATTCCGCGCGATCGCTTTGTCTTCGAGCTGCCGCCCGATATCGAGGTGGACGCCGCGCTGCTCGGGCGGCTCGTCCAACTGCACGCGAAGCGCTACCGTTTCGTGCTCGACGAAGTCGTGCAGCCCGACGCGACGTTCGCGAAGCTCCTGCCGTACGTCGAGTCGGTCAAGATCGACGTCAGCCGCTGCTCGCCCGAGCTGCTGCCGAGGCTCGCGAAGGTGCTGAAGTCGGCGGGCAAGATTCTGATCGCGATGAAGGTCGAAACGCAGGATGCGTTCGAGGAAGCGAAGGCGCTTGGCTTCGATCTGTTCCAGGGGTATTTCTTCGCGCGGCCGCAAATGCTGACGGCCCGCCGCGCGAGCGCGCCGCGTCAGGCGCTTCTCAATCTGCTGCAACTGCTGTCTTCGGACCCGAGCGTCGCGCAGCTCGAAGCGGAGCTCAAGCTCACGCCGGTGCTCGTCATGCATCTGATGCGGCTCGCGAATTCGGGCGAGGAGAGTTTCGGCCGCAAAGTGACGACGCTGCGCGATGCGATCATCGCGACGGGCACCAATCGCATCACGCGCTGGACGCAAATGCTGCTGTACGCGGACGGCCGCAAGGTGCCGATCGAAGACGATCCGCTCCTGCAGCTCGCGGCTACGCGTGCGCGCTTCATGGAGCTGGCCGTCGCGCGCTTGCCGAACGCGAACCGGCAGGTGATCGACGCGGCGTTCCTGACGGGGGTGTTCTCGCTCGTCGACGCCGTGTTCGGCGATACGCTCGAACGCACGCTCGAAGACCTCACGCTTTCGCGCCATATTCGCGCGGCGATCCTCAACCGCGAAGGCACGCTAGGCACGCTGCTCTCCGCCGTGGAAGCGCTGGAGCACGGCGATTGGACGACGCTCGATCGCGCGTGCGAAAAGCTCGCGCCGCTCACGCCATCCGAGCTGGCCGAGCTGGCGCTTAACGCCGCGGCATGGGCGACCTCAGCCGATCACAGCGCGGATAGCCAAGGGCTCGAACGGCTCGAGGACTAG